From the genome of Triticum aestivum cultivar Chinese Spring chromosome 3B, IWGSC CS RefSeq v2.1, whole genome shotgun sequence, one region includes:
- the LOC123065441 gene encoding DEAD-box ATP-dependent RNA helicase 26 isoform X1: MSGNPGYAAVPKRQRRRRPRDAEDGSAFPRVVTSRPRGGDQVREVAVVPAEAMDIDAGTSTNAATGGVDGSYLSDTRFDQCAVSPLSLQGIKDAGYERLTRVQEATLPVILEGKDVLAKAKTGTGKTVAFLLPAIELLSTLPRSTSINLLVMLPTRELAYQVAVEARKLLKYHSSLGVQVVIGGTKLSQEQRSMRSTPCQILVATPGRLIDHLENTPGFSARIKGVKVLVLDEADRLLDMGFRRDIEKIIAFIPKERQTLLFSATVPAEVREVSHLAMQKDYKFINTVQEGDEETHAQVNQMYMVAPLDLHFSILYGVLKKHIAEDAEYKVIIFCTTAMVTKLVAEILSQLKLNIREIHSRKSQSARTKVSDEFRKSKGLILVSSDVSARGVDYRDVSLVIQVKGAIRRVEIKTKESAYQAWLGYYNSNKTISRDKSRLVKLAEDFSQSMGLEIVPAIPKLILRKMGLQNVPGLRSS; this comes from the exons ATGTCAGGCAATCCCGGGTACGCGGCGGTCCCGAAGCGGCAGCGGAGGCGGCGCCCGAGGGACGCGGAGGACGGCTCCGCGTTCCCCAGGGTTGTCACGAGCCGGCCAAGAGGCGGCGACCAGGTCCGCGAGGTGGCCGTGGTGCCGGCGGAGGCCATGGATATCGATGCGGGGACAAGCACTAACGCAGCCACAGGAGGCGTGGATGGATCGTACCTCAGCGACACACG GTTCGATCAATGCGCTGTTTCTCCATTGTCATTGCAAGGAATCAAAGATGCTGGGTATGAAAGGCTGACCCGCGTCCAGGAGGCAACTCTGCCAGTAATTCTTGAAG GCAAGGATGTTCTTGCAAAAGCAAAGACTGGAACAGGAAAAACCGTTGCATTTTTG CTTCCAGCCATTGAACTTCTGTCTACATTACCCCGTTCTACATCGATAAATTTGCTGGTGATGCTCCCTACTAGGGAGCTAGCATACCAAGTGGCCGTTGAGGCTAGGAAGCTTCTTAAGTATCACAGCTCACTGGGCGTGCAGGTTGTAATTGGTGGCACAAAATTATCTCAAGAGCAACGAAGCATGCGATCCACTCCATGTCAG ATTCTTGTTGCTACACCTGGAAGGCTCATCGATCATCTTGAAAACACACCTGGTTTTTCTGCCCGGATTAAAGGTGTGAAGGTTCTTGTTCTTGATGAAGCTGACCGCCTATTGGATATGGGATTCAGAAGAGATATTGAGAAAATAATTGCTTTCATTCCTAAGGAACGGCAAACACTGCTATTTTCTGCTACTGTTCCAGCAGAG GTCCGTGAAGTATCTCATTTAGCAATGCAGAAGGATTACAAGTTCATCAACACTGTTCAAGAGGGTGATGAGGAGACACATGCACAG GTAAATCAGATGTACATGGTTGCACCATTAGACCTCCACTTCTCTATATTATATGGTGTCTTAAAGAAGCATATTGCGGAAGATGCAGAATACAAA GTTATTATATTCTGTACTACAGCAATGGTCACCAAGCTTGTTGCTGAAATTCTCTCCCAGCTGAAACTGAATATAAGAGAGATTCATTCCAGGAAGTCACAATCTGCCAGAACAAAGGTCTCAGATGAATTTAGGAAGTCAAAGGGCTTGATATTAGTCAGTTCTGATGTTTCTGCCCGTGGTGTTGATTATCGTGATGTCTCGCTTGTCATACAG GTGAAAGGTGCCATCAGGAGAGTGGAGATAAAGACGAAAGAATCGGCCTATCAAGCATGGTTAGGGTACTACAACTCAAACAAGACCATCAGCAGAGACAAGTCAAGACTTGTTAAGCTTGCAGAGGATTTCAGTCAGAGCATGGGGCTTGAAATTGTGCCAGCCATACCGAAACTCATTCTTCGGAAGATGGGCCTTCAAAATGTTCCTGGGCTGAGGTCTTCGTGA
- the LOC123065441 gene encoding DEAD-box ATP-dependent RNA helicase 26 isoform X2 → MSGNPGYAAVPKRQRRRRPRDAEDGSAFPRVVTSRPRGGDQVREVAVVPAEAMDIDAGTSTNAATGGVDGSYLSDTRFDQCAVSPLSLQGIKDAGYERLTRVQEATLPVILEGKDVLAKAKTGTGKTVAFLLPAIELLSTLPRSTSINLLVMLPTRELAYQVAVEARKLLKYHSSLGVQVVIGGTKLSQEQRSMRSTPCQILVATPGRLIDHLENTPGFSARIKGVKVLVLDEADRLLDMGFRRDIEKIIAFIPKERQTLLFSATVPAEVREVSHLAMQKDYKFINTVQEGDEETHAQVNQMYMVAPLDLHFSILYGVLKKHIAEDAEYKVIIFCTTAMVTKLVAEILSQLKLNIREIHSRKSQSARTKVSDEFRKSKGLILVSSDVSARGVDYRDVSLVIQVGLPSDRQQYIHRLGVGVLE, encoded by the exons ATGTCAGGCAATCCCGGGTACGCGGCGGTCCCGAAGCGGCAGCGGAGGCGGCGCCCGAGGGACGCGGAGGACGGCTCCGCGTTCCCCAGGGTTGTCACGAGCCGGCCAAGAGGCGGCGACCAGGTCCGCGAGGTGGCCGTGGTGCCGGCGGAGGCCATGGATATCGATGCGGGGACAAGCACTAACGCAGCCACAGGAGGCGTGGATGGATCGTACCTCAGCGACACACG GTTCGATCAATGCGCTGTTTCTCCATTGTCATTGCAAGGAATCAAAGATGCTGGGTATGAAAGGCTGACCCGCGTCCAGGAGGCAACTCTGCCAGTAATTCTTGAAG GCAAGGATGTTCTTGCAAAAGCAAAGACTGGAACAGGAAAAACCGTTGCATTTTTG CTTCCAGCCATTGAACTTCTGTCTACATTACCCCGTTCTACATCGATAAATTTGCTGGTGATGCTCCCTACTAGGGAGCTAGCATACCAAGTGGCCGTTGAGGCTAGGAAGCTTCTTAAGTATCACAGCTCACTGGGCGTGCAGGTTGTAATTGGTGGCACAAAATTATCTCAAGAGCAACGAAGCATGCGATCCACTCCATGTCAG ATTCTTGTTGCTACACCTGGAAGGCTCATCGATCATCTTGAAAACACACCTGGTTTTTCTGCCCGGATTAAAGGTGTGAAGGTTCTTGTTCTTGATGAAGCTGACCGCCTATTGGATATGGGATTCAGAAGAGATATTGAGAAAATAATTGCTTTCATTCCTAAGGAACGGCAAACACTGCTATTTTCTGCTACTGTTCCAGCAGAG GTCCGTGAAGTATCTCATTTAGCAATGCAGAAGGATTACAAGTTCATCAACACTGTTCAAGAGGGTGATGAGGAGACACATGCACAG GTAAATCAGATGTACATGGTTGCACCATTAGACCTCCACTTCTCTATATTATATGGTGTCTTAAAGAAGCATATTGCGGAAGATGCAGAATACAAA GTTATTATATTCTGTACTACAGCAATGGTCACCAAGCTTGTTGCTGAAATTCTCTCCCAGCTGAAACTGAATATAAGAGAGATTCATTCCAGGAAGTCACAATCTGCCAGAACAAAGGTCTCAGATGAATTTAGGAAGTCAAAGGGCTTGATATTAGTCAGTTCTGATGTTTCTGCCCGTGGTGTTGATTATCGTGATGTCTCGCTTGTCATACAG GTTGGGTTGCCTTCTGATAGACAGCAGTATATACATAGActtggtgtcggtgtactagagtag